One Pseudomonas fluorescens genomic region harbors:
- a CDS encoding DUF5924 family protein, giving the protein MSKLTLLVQRILELIKRYPGVIAAGGFISGVGSFMLVDRQQGLASWITVIMLLSWIWLMLENTLTGLFTRIFKREIPQPLLRYATQMIHQESLFFVLPFFFITTTWNSGQLVFTGLLSIAALISIVDPLYYKWLAPRRWAFLALHTLTLFAALLTALPVIMHLTTAQSFKWALGIAVLLSFPSLASIFPIRTVRNALAILFITVGIGGVGWALRSWVPPATLWMTDVAISTQLQDRTPGASLDTVSAEQIRSGGLYAYTAINAPRGLDERIYHVWTFNGKEVDRIALDIHGGRKEGYRAWTHKQNFPGNPAGKWQVRVLTEDGQLIGVLRFAITDSTPAKEK; this is encoded by the coding sequence ATGTCGAAATTAACCCTTCTGGTCCAGCGCATTCTCGAGCTGATTAAGCGCTACCCCGGGGTCATTGCGGCGGGTGGTTTCATTTCCGGAGTCGGCAGCTTTATGCTGGTCGACCGTCAGCAGGGGCTGGCGAGCTGGATCACCGTGATCATGCTGCTCAGCTGGATCTGGCTGATGCTGGAGAACACCCTGACCGGCCTGTTCACGCGTATCTTCAAACGGGAGATTCCCCAGCCGCTGCTGCGTTATGCGACGCAAATGATCCACCAGGAGAGCCTGTTTTTCGTCCTGCCGTTTTTCTTCATCACCACGACCTGGAACAGCGGCCAGCTCGTTTTCACCGGCCTGCTCAGCATCGCCGCGCTGATTTCCATCGTCGACCCGCTCTACTACAAATGGCTGGCGCCACGGCGTTGGGCGTTTTTGGCATTGCACACGCTGACCCTGTTTGCCGCCCTGCTCACCGCATTGCCGGTGATCATGCATCTGACCACCGCGCAGAGTTTCAAATGGGCGCTGGGGATCGCCGTGCTGTTGTCGTTCCCGAGTCTGGCGTCGATCTTCCCGATCCGCACCGTGCGTAACGCGCTGGCGATTCTGTTTATCACCGTTGGCATCGGCGGCGTCGGTTGGGCATTGCGTTCGTGGGTGCCGCCGGCGACGTTGTGGATGACCGACGTGGCGATCAGCACGCAACTGCAGGATCGCACGCCCGGCGCCAGCCTCGACACGGTCAGCGCCGAGCAGATCCGCAGCGGCGGGCTGTATGCCTACACGGCGATCAACGCGCCGCGCGGCCTCGACGAGCGGATTTATCACGTCTGGACGTTCAACGGTAAAGAGGTCGACCGCATCGCTCTCGATATCCATGGCGGGCGCAAGGAAGGTTACCGGGCGTGGACGCACAAACAGAATTTCCCCGGCAACCCGGCGGGCAAATGGCAGGTGCGGGTGTTGACCGAAGACGGCCAGTTGATTGGCGTGCTGCGTTTCGCAATCACCGACAGCACACCGGCCAAAGAAAAGTAA
- a CDS encoding ABC transporter permease produces the protein MTSSSISGTAQLDSSISPARLRVTGDWTLAHYAELKQLSEKLRGQYDANTPIDLNSLGALDTAGASLLVELLGSARLGKSAEHPDCTLSSADRALLQTVYCSMTDFCVPIKEAEISVSVQLLTRIGRAVDTVWRDTLQLLGFVGLILETIARNLLRPKRWRITPMIAHIEQTGLDAAPIVALLTFLVGAVVAFLGATVLASFGATIFTVDLVGFSFLREFAVLLTAILMAGRTASAFTAQIGSMKANEEIDAIRTLGLDPMELLVVPRVLAMLVALPMLTFLAMLCGIIGGGVVCAVSLDISPAMFLTLLQSDIGVQHFLVGLVKAPIFAFIIAAIGCLEGFKVSGSAESVGAHTTSAVVQSIFVVIVLDAVAALFFMEMGW, from the coding sequence ATGACCAGCAGCTCGATCAGCGGTACTGCCCAACTGGACTCATCGATCAGCCCTGCCCGCCTGCGGGTGACGGGAGACTGGACGCTCGCCCATTACGCCGAACTCAAGCAACTGAGCGAAAAGCTCCGTGGCCAGTACGACGCCAATACTCCGATCGACCTGAACAGCCTCGGCGCGCTCGACACGGCCGGTGCTTCGTTGCTGGTGGAGCTGCTCGGCTCTGCTCGCCTCGGCAAATCCGCCGAACATCCCGATTGCACGCTGTCCTCCGCCGACCGCGCCTTGCTGCAAACCGTGTACTGCTCGATGACCGATTTCTGCGTGCCGATCAAGGAAGCGGAAATCAGTGTCAGCGTGCAATTGCTGACGCGCATCGGCCGTGCCGTTGACACGGTCTGGCGCGATACCCTGCAACTGCTGGGTTTCGTCGGCCTGATTCTCGAGACCATCGCGCGAAACCTGTTGCGGCCCAAGCGCTGGCGTATCACGCCGATGATCGCGCACATCGAACAGACCGGCCTCGACGCCGCGCCCATCGTCGCGTTGCTGACGTTTCTGGTGGGCGCAGTGGTGGCATTTCTCGGGGCGACGGTGCTGGCCAGTTTCGGCGCGACGATATTCACCGTGGACCTGGTGGGTTTCTCGTTCCTGCGTGAATTCGCCGTGCTGCTCACCGCAATCCTGATGGCGGGGCGCACCGCCAGTGCGTTCACTGCGCAGATCGGCTCGATGAAGGCCAACGAAGAAATTGATGCGATCCGCACCCTCGGCCTCGACCCGATGGAATTGCTGGTGGTGCCGCGTGTGCTGGCGATGCTGGTTGCGTTGCCGATGCTGACGTTCCTGGCGATGCTCTGCGGCATCATCGGCGGCGGCGTGGTCTGCGCGGTGTCGCTGGATATCTCGCCGGCGATGTTCCTCACTCTGTTGCAATCCGACATCGGCGTTCAGCATTTTCTGGTGGGGTTGGTGAAGGCACCGATTTTCGCGTTCATTATTGCCGCGATCGGCTGTCTGGAAGGCTTCAAAGTCAGTGGCAGTGCCGAGTCGGTGGGCGCGCACACCACGTCGGCGGTGGTCCAGTCGATTTTCGTGGTGATCGTGCTCGACGCGGTGGCTGCGCTGTTTTTCATGGAGATGGGTTGGTGA
- a CDS encoding ABC transporter ATP-binding protein: MSRLPRAPSEAVIEVRGLCNRFGSQSVHENLDLDVYKGEILAVVGGSGTGKSVLLRSIVGLNRPSEGIVKVFGKNLPSLSEHERSLVERRFGVLFQKGALFSSLTVTENVALPLIEHAGLSRQDAEHLAAVKLALAGLPLSAADKYPASLSGGMVKRAALARALALDPDILFLDEPTAGLDPIGAAQFDQLILTLRDALGLSVFLVTHDLDTLYTITDRVAVLAQKKVLVAGPIDVVSETDDAWIHEYFHGPRGRSALDAAKLLNEA, from the coding sequence GTGAGTCGGCTACCCCGCGCGCCCTCCGAGGCGGTGATCGAAGTCCGTGGTCTGTGCAATCGCTTCGGCAGCCAGAGCGTGCACGAGAACCTCGATCTGGATGTGTACAAAGGCGAAATCCTCGCCGTGGTTGGCGGCTCAGGCACGGGCAAATCAGTGTTGTTGCGCAGCATCGTCGGGCTGAATCGGCCCAGCGAAGGCATCGTCAAAGTGTTCGGCAAGAATCTGCCGAGTCTGTCCGAGCACGAGCGCTCGCTGGTGGAACGGCGCTTCGGCGTGCTGTTTCAAAAAGGCGCGCTGTTCTCGTCGTTGACCGTCACCGAAAACGTCGCTCTGCCGCTGATTGAACATGCCGGCCTCAGCCGCCAGGACGCCGAGCACCTGGCGGCGGTGAAACTGGCGCTGGCCGGGTTGCCGCTGTCGGCAGCGGACAAATACCCGGCGTCGCTGTCCGGCGGCATGGTCAAGCGTGCCGCGCTGGCGCGAGCCCTGGCGCTGGATCCGGACATTCTGTTTCTCGACGAGCCCACCGCCGGCCTCGATCCGATTGGCGCGGCGCAGTTCGACCAGTTGATCCTGACCTTGCGCGATGCGCTCGGTCTGAGCGTTTTCCTGGTGACCCACGATCTGGACACCCTTTACACGATCACCGATCGCGTCGCGGTGCTGGCGCAGAAGAAGGTGCTGGTGGCCGGCCCGATCGATGTCGTTTCGGAAACGGATGACGCGTGGATTCACGAATACTTCCACGGCCCGCGCGGCCGCTCGGCGCTGGACGCCGCCAAATTGCTCAACGAGGCCTGA
- a CDS encoding MlaD family protein produces the protein METRAHHVLIGLFTVIVVAGALLFGLFLAKSSVDTEFKDYEIVFNEAVSGLSKGSSVQYSGIKVGDVISLRLDPQDPRRVLARIRLAGDTPVKEDTQAKLALAGITGTSIIQLSGGTPQSPKLRGHDGNLPLIVASPSPISRLLNDSNDLMTGISALLHNANQMFSADNVERVSKTLAHLEQTTGTINDQRGDIKQAMQQLATVGKQAGSMLEQTSLLMRNANGLLNDQGKQALGSAEQAMKSLEESSVTINGLLSKNQNSLDNGMQGLNGLAPAIRELRETLTSLRAISQRLEANPSGYLLGSDKNKEFTP, from the coding sequence ATGGAAACCCGAGCGCACCATGTGTTGATCGGCTTGTTCACTGTGATTGTGGTAGCAGGCGCCCTGCTCTTCGGCTTGTTTTTGGCCAAGTCCAGCGTCGACACCGAATTCAAGGATTATGAAATCGTCTTCAACGAGGCCGTCAGTGGCCTGTCCAAGGGCAGCTCGGTGCAGTACAGCGGGATCAAGGTGGGCGACGTGATCAGCCTGCGCCTCGACCCGCAGGACCCGCGTCGGGTGCTGGCGCGGATTCGCCTGGCGGGTGACACGCCGGTCAAAGAGGACACCCAGGCGAAACTGGCGCTGGCCGGGATTACCGGCACTTCGATCATCCAGCTCAGCGGTGGCACGCCGCAGAGCCCGAAACTGCGTGGGCATGACGGTAATCTGCCGCTGATCGTCGCTTCGCCCTCGCCTATTTCGCGCCTGCTCAATGACAGCAATGATTTGATGACCGGCATCAGTGCGCTGCTGCATAACGCCAATCAGATGTTCTCCGCCGACAACGTCGAGCGCGTCAGCAAAACCCTCGCCCATCTTGAGCAAACCACCGGCACCATCAACGACCAGCGTGGCGACATCAAACAAGCCATGCAGCAGCTGGCGACGGTGGGTAAACAGGCCGGCAGCATGCTCGAGCAGACGTCGCTGTTGATGCGCAACGCCAACGGTCTGCTCAACGATCAGGGCAAGCAAGCGCTGGGCAGCGCCGAACAGGCGATGAAGTCGCTGGAGGAAAGCAGCGTGACCATCAACGGCTTGCTCAGCAAGAACCAGAATTCGCTGGATAACGGCATGCAGGGCCTCAATGGTCTGGCCCCGGCGATTCGCGAACTGCGTGAAACGCTGACCTCGCTGCGCGCCATTTCCCAACGCCTTGAGGCCAACCCCAGCGGTTACCTGCTGGGTAGCGACAAGAACAAGGAATTCACCCCATGA
- a CDS encoding ABC-type transport auxiliary lipoprotein family protein: protein MKLTRLTLLAAGLTLASACSILPESEPLDVYRLPAAPAPASTSTATTQPWSLRLNKLQASEALNRPSIAVIPQGDVISSYKASRWSDPAPVLVRNRLLDGFARDGRVTLLSTDDSNFQADLELGGSLQAFQTEYQGAQAGVVVRVDALLVRGYDQRILASRRFEERQPLSDVQVPAVVAGFGQASDRLTAKVVAWAVEQGQQLAPLKR, encoded by the coding sequence ATGAAGCTGACCCGCCTCACCCTCCTCGCTGCCGGTCTGACGTTGGCCAGTGCGTGCTCGATTTTGCCCGAGTCGGAGCCTTTGGATGTCTACCGCTTGCCCGCCGCGCCAGCACCCGCTTCGACCAGCACAGCGACGACTCAGCCCTGGTCGCTGCGTTTGAATAAGTTGCAGGCCAGCGAAGCGCTGAATCGACCGAGCATCGCGGTGATCCCACAGGGTGATGTGATCAGTAGCTACAAGGCTTCGCGCTGGAGCGATCCGGCGCCGGTGCTGGTGCGTAATCGCTTGCTCGATGGTTTTGCGCGGGATGGTCGGGTGACGCTGTTGAGCACCGACGACAGCAACTTCCAGGCGGATCTCGAACTCGGCGGCAGCTTGCAGGCATTCCAGACGGAATATCAGGGCGCGCAGGCCGGCGTGGTGGTGCGGGTCGATGCGTTGCTGGTGCGCGGTTATGACCAGCGAATCCTCGCCAGCCGCCGCTTTGAAGAGCGCCAGCCTTTGAGCGATGTGCAGGTGCCAGCGGTGGTGGCCGGGTTCGGTCAGGCCAGTGATCGCCTGACGGCCAAGGTTGTGGCTTGGGCGGTCGAGCAAGGCCAGCAGTTGGCTCCGCTTAAACGCTGA
- a CDS encoding nucleoside recognition domain-containing protein: MLNGLWLGFFIVAAVSALAQWLIGGNAGIFAAMVESIFAMAKLSVEVMVLLFGTLTLWLGFLRIAEKAGIVEWLAKVLGPLFLRLMPEVPAGHPALGLITLNFAANGLGLDNAATPIGLKAMKALQELNPSATIASNAQILFLVLNASSLTLLPVTIFMYRAQQGAPDPTLVFLPILLATSCSTIVGFLSVAFMQRLRIWDPVVLAYLVPGALILGGFMALLGTLSATALAGLSSILGNLTLFGLIMLFLIIGALRKVKVYEAFVEGAKEGFDVAKNLLPYLVAMLCAVGVLRASGALDFGLDGIRHLVEWAGWDTRFVDALPTAMVKPFSGSAARAMLIETMQTSGVDSFPALVAATVQGSTETTFYVLAVYFGAVGIQRARHAVGCALLAEFAGVVAAIAVCYWFFG; encoded by the coding sequence ATGCTTAATGGCCTGTGGCTTGGCTTCTTCATCGTGGCAGCCGTGTCGGCGCTGGCGCAGTGGCTGATCGGCGGCAACGCCGGGATCTTCGCGGCGATGGTGGAAAGCATCTTCGCCATGGCCAAGCTGTCCGTCGAAGTCATGGTGCTGCTGTTCGGCACCCTCACCCTGTGGCTGGGTTTTCTGCGCATCGCCGAGAAAGCCGGAATCGTCGAATGGCTGGCCAAGGTGCTTGGGCCGCTGTTTCTGCGACTGATGCCGGAAGTCCCGGCGGGTCACCCTGCCCTTGGCCTGATCACCCTGAACTTCGCCGCCAACGGCCTGGGCCTGGACAACGCCGCCACCCCCATCGGCCTGAAAGCCATGAAAGCGCTGCAGGAACTCAACCCCAGCGCCACCATCGCCAGCAACGCGCAGATCCTTTTTCTGGTGCTCAACGCCTCGTCGCTGACCCTGCTCCCTGTGACTATTTTCATGTACCGCGCCCAGCAAGGTGCGCCAGATCCGACATTGGTGTTCCTGCCGATTCTGTTGGCGACCAGTTGCTCGACCATCGTCGGCTTTCTCTCGGTGGCGTTCATGCAACGGCTTCGCATCTGGGACCCGGTGGTCCTCGCTTATCTGGTGCCCGGCGCACTGATTCTCGGCGGCTTCATGGCATTGCTCGGCACCTTGTCCGCCACGGCATTGGCGGGATTGTCGTCGATCCTCGGCAACCTGACGCTGTTCGGGCTGATCATGCTGTTCCTGATCATCGGCGCGTTACGCAAGGTCAAGGTTTACGAAGCGTTCGTCGAAGGCGCAAAGGAAGGCTTCGATGTCGCGAAGAATCTGCTCCCGTATCTGGTGGCGATGCTTTGTGCCGTTGGCGTACTACGCGCGTCAGGCGCGCTGGATTTTGGCCTGGATGGCATCCGGCATCTTGTCGAGTGGGCGGGCTGGGACACGCGTTTCGTCGACGCGTTGCCGACGGCGATGGTCAAACCGTTTTCCGGCAGCGCCGCACGGGCGATGTTGATCGAAACGATGCAGACCTCGGGCGTCGACAGCTTCCCGGCGCTGGTCGCCGCGACAGTGCAGGGCAGTACGGAGACAACGTTCTATGTGCTGGCGGTGTATTTCGGCGCGGTGGGGATCCAGCGCGCTCGGCATGCGGTGGGGTGTGCGTTGCTGGCGGAGTTTGCTGGCGTCGTGGCTGCCATTGCCGTCTGCTACTGGTTCTTTGGTTGA
- the gltP gene encoding glutamate/aspartate:proton symporter GltP — protein MKKAKISLAWQILIGLVLGIALGALLNHFSAEKAWWISNVLQPAGDIFIRLIKMIVIPIVISSLIVGIAGVGDAKKLGRIGLKTIIYFEIVTTIAIVVGLLLANLVHPGSGIDMSTLGTVDISKYQATAAEVQHEHAFIETILNLIPSNIFAAMARGEMLPIIFFSVLFGLGLSSLQSDLREPLVKMFQGVSESMFKVTHMIMNYAPIGVFALIAVTVANFGFASLLPLAKLVILVYFAIAFFAFVVLGLIAKMFGFSVFKLMRIFKDELVLAYSTASSETVLPRVIEKMEAYGAPKAICSFVVPTGYSFNLDGSTLYQSIAAIFIAQLYGIDLSISQQLLLVLTLMVTSKGIAGVPGVSFVVLLATLGSVGIPLEGLAFIAGVDRVMDMARTALNVIGNALAVLVISRWEGMYDDAKGERYWNSLPHWRSKEKLPAGEISKN, from the coding sequence ATGAAGAAGGCAAAAATCAGCCTCGCCTGGCAGATCCTCATAGGTCTGGTTTTGGGGATTGCACTGGGTGCGTTGCTCAACCACTTCAGCGCCGAGAAGGCCTGGTGGATCAGCAACGTCCTGCAACCGGCAGGCGATATCTTTATCCGTCTGATCAAGATGATCGTGATCCCGATCGTCATCTCTTCCCTGATCGTCGGCATTGCTGGCGTCGGCGACGCGAAGAAGCTTGGGCGTATCGGCCTGAAGACGATCATCTATTTCGAAATCGTCACCACCATCGCCATCGTTGTCGGCCTGTTGCTGGCCAACCTGGTTCATCCAGGTTCCGGCATCGACATGAGCACCCTTGGTACCGTGGATATCTCCAAGTACCAGGCGACCGCTGCCGAAGTGCAACATGAACACGCGTTCATCGAGACCATCCTCAACCTGATTCCGTCGAACATCTTCGCGGCCATGGCCCGCGGCGAAATGCTGCCGATCATTTTCTTCTCCGTGCTGTTCGGTCTCGGCCTGTCGAGCCTGCAGTCGGACCTGCGCGAGCCGCTGGTGAAGATGTTCCAGGGCGTTTCGGAAAGCATGTTCAAAGTCACCCACATGATCATGAACTACGCGCCGATCGGCGTATTCGCACTGATCGCGGTGACCGTCGCCAACTTCGGCTTCGCTTCCCTGCTGCCGCTGGCGAAACTGGTGATTCTGGTTTACTTCGCCATCGCCTTCTTCGCCTTCGTGGTGCTGGGCCTGATTGCCAAGATGTTCGGCTTTTCGGTGTTCAAGCTGATGCGCATCTTCAAGGATGAGCTGGTGCTGGCCTACTCCACCGCCTCGTCGGAAACCGTGCTGCCGCGCGTGATCGAGAAGATGGAAGCCTACGGTGCACCGAAAGCCATCTGCAGCTTCGTGGTGCCGACCGGTTACTCGTTCAACCTCGACGGTTCGACCTTGTATCAGTCGATTGCCGCGATCTTCATTGCCCAGCTGTACGGGATCGACCTGTCGATCAGCCAGCAATTGCTGCTGGTATTGACGCTGATGGTCACCTCCAAAGGCATCGCTGGCGTACCGGGCGTGTCCTTCGTGGTGCTGCTGGCGACTCTGGGCAGCGTCGGCATTCCACTCGAAGGCCTGGCATTCATTGCCGGCGTCGACCGCGTCATGGACATGGCTCGTACCGCGCTGAATGTGATCGGTAACGCCTTGGCGGTGTTGGTTATCTCGCGTTGGGAAGGCATGTACGACGATGCCAAAGGCGAGCGCTACTGGAACTCCCTGCCGCACTGGCGCAGCAAGGAAAAGTTGCCGGCGGGTGAAATCTCCAAGAACTGA
- a CDS encoding inhibitor of vertebrate lysozyme family protein, which produces MTVLRTLAAALLLGGSAMAMAANDGQTRVNELLGSDQQYRETWEGVIKKEERVPEWVINLSGTSEQQMQAVTEDGDQYLVGPLCENQDKCLNHRLIVAFSFDKDDAYAMLVDVPEGLPQDKSPTRHATYRFFGKPDQGMQDLLMETLKKDPKWY; this is translated from the coding sequence ATGACTGTTTTAAGGACATTGGCAGCCGCCCTGCTTCTGGGCGGTAGTGCCATGGCCATGGCGGCCAACGATGGCCAGACCCGGGTCAACGAATTGCTTGGTTCCGACCAGCAGTATCGGGAAACCTGGGAAGGCGTGATCAAAAAGGAAGAGCGCGTACCGGAATGGGTTATCAACCTGTCGGGTACATCGGAGCAGCAGATGCAGGCTGTCACTGAAGACGGTGACCAGTATCTGGTCGGTCCGCTCTGCGAGAATCAGGACAAGTGCCTGAACCATCGCCTGATCGTCGCCTTCAGCTTCGACAAGGATGACGCCTACGCAATGCTGGTCGATGTGCCGGAAGGTCTGCCGCAGGACAAGTCGCCGACGCGACATGCGACTTACCGCTTCTTCGGCAAACCGGACCAGGGCATGCAGGATCTGCTGATGGAAACCCTGAAGAAAGATCCGAAGTGGTACTGA
- a CDS encoding DUF1328 domain-containing protein — MLSWAITFLIIAIIAAVLGFGGIAGTATGIAKILFVVFLVMFVVSFFFGRRGRG, encoded by the coding sequence ATGTTGAGCTGGGCAATTACATTCTTGATCATTGCCATCATCGCTGCGGTATTGGGCTTCGGTGGTATCGCCGGCACCGCCACGGGTATCGCCAAGATTCTTTTTGTCGTGTTCCTGGTGATGTTTGTCGTTTCCTTCTTCTTTGGCCGCCGCGGCCGAGGTTAA